A DNA window from Brassica napus cultivar Da-Ae chromosome C1, Da-Ae, whole genome shotgun sequence contains the following coding sequences:
- the LOC106411698 gene encoding syntaxin-32 isoform X2 — MQARHGQSSYRDRTDEFFGIVESRRRSIAPAAENNVPYGGGGRRREDPRSAAANQSEFSKRASLIGLAIHQTSQKLSKLAQLAKRSSVFDDPTREIQELTVVIKQEISGLNGALLDLQAVRNSHNDESNISRDTTTHSATVVDDLKNRLMDTTKEFKDVLTLRTENMKIQEDRMKFFSKISSKESANPFVRQRPLASKPSPSQPAPLPWANGSSSSSSQIVPRQGEAESSPLLQQSQQQQQHMVPLQDTYMQSRAEALHNVESTIHELGNIFTQLATMVSQQGEIAIRIDQNMEDTLANVEGAQTQLARYLNSISSNRWLMIKIFFVLIAFLMVFLFFVA, encoded by the exons ATGCAAGCGAGGCATGGGCAATCGTCGTATCGAGATCGGACGGACGAGTTCTTTGGTATCGTTGAAAGCCGGAGGAGATCGATTGCTCCAGCGGCGGAGAATAATGTGCCGTACGGTGGTGgtgggagaagaagagaggatCCGAGATCTGCCGCGGCAAATCAATCGGAGTTCAGCAAGAGAGCTTCTCTGATCGGTTTAGCTATCCACCAGACGTCGCAGAAGCTATCCAAGCTTGCTCAAC TGGCAAAGAGGTCATCAGTTTTTGATGATCCTACCCGGGAGATACAAGAGCTTACGGTGGTGATCAAACAAGAGATCTCTGGTCTAAATGGCGCTTTACTCGACCTTCAAGCTGTACGCAACTCCCATAATGATGAAAGCAACATTTCCAGAGACACAACTACTCACTCAGCTACAGTTGTTGACGATCTGAAGAATCGCTTGATGGACACTACCAAGGAGTTTAAGGATGTTCTTACTTTGAGAACTGag AACatgaagattcaagaagatCGAATGAAATTTTTTTCGAAAATCTCTTCGAAAGAATCAGCAAACCCATTTGTTCGCCAGCGCCCTTTGGCTTCTAAGCCTTCACCTAGTCAACCTGCTCCTCTTCCATGGGCAAATggctcttcttcatcttcatctcaGATAGTCCCTAG GCAGGGAGAGGCCGAATCCTCACCACTATTGCAACAGAGTCAACAACAACAGCAGCATATGGTCCCGTTGCAAGACACATATATGCAGAGCCGAGCAGAAGCTCTACACAATGTAGAATCAACAATCCATGAGCTAGGCAATATCTTCACACAACTAGCAACCATGGTTTCTCAGCAAGGGGAGATCGCTATCAG GATCGATCAGAACATGGAAGATACATTGGCGAACGTGGAAGGCGCACAGACCCAACTGGCTAGGTATCTCAACAGTATATCGTCTAACCGATGGCTCATGATTAAGATTTTCTTCGTACTGATTGCTTTTCTCATGGTTTTCCTCTTCTTCGTTGCGTAA
- the LOC111202353 gene encoding MYB-like transcription factor EOBI, producing MSLWGVMGAGWGIVEEGWRKGPWTAEEDRLLIDYVRLHGEGRWNSVARLAGLKRNGKSCRLRWVNYLRPDLKRGQITPHEETIILELHAKWGNRWSTIARSLPGRTDNEIKNYWRTHFKKKTKSPTNNAEKTKNRIFKRQQFQQQRQMEYQQEQQLLQLNQIDMKKIMSFLEDENNHNNGDSNFSTSSSGSSGEGGAFYVPHPITHSSTSSGYESNGNGFFPVVSVPLPEANVHEVYGIWDGLWNLDLEGQGSFNDGACVPRKPCFQNLGVPFC from the exons atGAGTTTGTGGGGAGTGATGGGAGCAGGATGGGGAATAGTAGAAGAAGGTTGGAGAAAAGGGCCTTGGACTGCTGAAGAAGACCGTCTTTTGATCGATTATGTGCGGCTTCACGGTGAAGGCCGATGGAACTCTGTTGCAAGGCTCGCAGGGTTGAAGAGAAATGGCAAAAGCTGTAGGTTAAGATGGGTTAATTACTTGAGACCAGACCTGAAGAGAGGACAAATCACTCCTCATGAAGAAACAATTATCCTTGAGTTACATGCTAAGTGGGGCAACAG GTGGTCAACAATCGCTCGTAGTTTACCGGGAAGAACAGACAACGAGATCAAGAACTATTGGAGAACCCAtttcaagaagaagacaaaatctCCAACTAACAATGCGGAGAAGACGAAAAACAGAATCTTCAAGAGGCAACAGTTTCAGCAGCAAAGACAGATGGAGTATCAGCAAGAACAACAGTTGCTTCAATTAAACCAAATCGACATGAAAAAGATCATGTCTTTCCTAGAAGATGAAAACAACCACAACAATGGTGATAGTAACTTCAGTACTAGTAGTAGCGGTAGTAGTGGTGAAGGCGGTGCGTTCTATGTTCCTCATCCGATCACACATTCATCAACAAGCTCTGGTTATGAATCAAATGGTAATGGGTTTTTCCCAGTGGTTTCAGTGCCATTGCCTGAGGCTAATGTACATGAAGTATACGGGATTTGGGATGGTTTGTGGAATCTGGATTTGGAAGGACAAGGAAGCTTTAATGATGGTGCTTGCGTCCCAAGGAAACCCTGTTTCCAGAACTTGGGCGTACCCTTTTGTTAA
- the LOC106411698 gene encoding syntaxin-32 isoform X1, with protein MQARHGQSSYRDRTDEFFGIVESRRRSIAPAAENNVPYGGGGRRREDPRSAAANQSEFSKRASLIGLAIHQTSQKLSKLAQLAKRSSVFDDPTREIQELTVVIKQEISGLNGALLDLQAVRNSHNDESNISRDTTTHSATVVDDLKNRLMDTTKEFKDVLTLRTENMKIQEDRMKFFSKISSKESANPFVRQRPLASKPSPSQPAPLPWANGSSSSSSQIVPSRQGEAESSPLLQQSQQQQQHMVPLQDTYMQSRAEALHNVESTIHELGNIFTQLATMVSQQGEIAIRIDQNMEDTLANVEGAQTQLARYLNSISSNRWLMIKIFFVLIAFLMVFLFFVA; from the exons ATGCAAGCGAGGCATGGGCAATCGTCGTATCGAGATCGGACGGACGAGTTCTTTGGTATCGTTGAAAGCCGGAGGAGATCGATTGCTCCAGCGGCGGAGAATAATGTGCCGTACGGTGGTGgtgggagaagaagagaggatCCGAGATCTGCCGCGGCAAATCAATCGGAGTTCAGCAAGAGAGCTTCTCTGATCGGTTTAGCTATCCACCAGACGTCGCAGAAGCTATCCAAGCTTGCTCAAC TGGCAAAGAGGTCATCAGTTTTTGATGATCCTACCCGGGAGATACAAGAGCTTACGGTGGTGATCAAACAAGAGATCTCTGGTCTAAATGGCGCTTTACTCGACCTTCAAGCTGTACGCAACTCCCATAATGATGAAAGCAACATTTCCAGAGACACAACTACTCACTCAGCTACAGTTGTTGACGATCTGAAGAATCGCTTGATGGACACTACCAAGGAGTTTAAGGATGTTCTTACTTTGAGAACTGag AACatgaagattcaagaagatCGAATGAAATTTTTTTCGAAAATCTCTTCGAAAGAATCAGCAAACCCATTTGTTCGCCAGCGCCCTTTGGCTTCTAAGCCTTCACCTAGTCAACCTGCTCCTCTTCCATGGGCAAATggctcttcttcatcttcatctcaGATAGTCCCTAG TAGGCAGGGAGAGGCCGAATCCTCACCACTATTGCAACAGAGTCAACAACAACAGCAGCATATGGTCCCGTTGCAAGACACATATATGCAGAGCCGAGCAGAAGCTCTACACAATGTAGAATCAACAATCCATGAGCTAGGCAATATCTTCACACAACTAGCAACCATGGTTTCTCAGCAAGGGGAGATCGCTATCAG GATCGATCAGAACATGGAAGATACATTGGCGAACGTGGAAGGCGCACAGACCCAACTGGCTAGGTATCTCAACAGTATATCGTCTAACCGATGGCTCATGATTAAGATTTTCTTCGTACTGATTGCTTTTCTCATGGTTTTCCTCTTCTTCGTTGCGTAA